From Lampris incognitus isolate fLamInc1 chromosome 13, fLamInc1.hap2, whole genome shotgun sequence, one genomic window encodes:
- the polr1c gene encoding DNA-directed RNA polymerases I and III subunit RPAC1 isoform X1 encodes MAAAMSNVEKIRSRVILQEFGVKNVHSTDFPGNYPGYDDAWDMEKFKKNFRIDIVDLDENSMEFDMVGIDASIANAFRRILLAEVPTMAIEKVFIYNNTSIVQDEILAHRLGLIPIKADPRLFEYKNAGQESEEEEGSEIDTIQLQLKIKCTRNPRASKDTSDPQELYINHMVYSKDIKWVPIGNQAYVFPDADIGPVHGDILVAQLRPGQELDIVMHCVKGIGKDHAKFSPVATASYRLLPEITLLEPVEGEKAERFKRCFSQGVIELEDHNGTKVAKVANNRLDTCSREVLRHDDLRNLVTLGRVRDHFIFTVESTGILTPDVLVTEAIKVLMAKCQRFMNELDQTDME; translated from the exons atggcAGCGGCCATGAGCAACGTGGAGAAAATACGAAGTCGTGTGATCCTGCAGGAGTTCGGCGTGAAGAAC GTTCATTCGACGGACTTCCCAGGGAACTACCCCGGCTATGACGACGCTTGGGACATGGAGAAATTTAAAAAG AACTTCCGAATCGACATCGTGGACCTGGATGAGAATTCGATGGAGTTCGACATGGTGGGGATAGACGCGTCCATCGCCAACGCCTTCCGCAGGATACTACTGGCGGAG GTGCCCACGATGGCTATTGAGAAGGTCTTCATCTACAATAACACATCCATTGTCCAGGATGAAATCCTTGCCCACAGACTGGGCCTCATCCCCATCAAGGCTGACCCCCGACTGTTTGAGTATAAAAACGCAG GTCAAGAGTCTGAAGAGGAAGAAGGTTCAGAAATCGACACAATTCAGCTTCAGCTAAAGATTAAGTGCACTAGGAATCCCAGAGCCAGTAAAGACACCTCGGATCCACAAGAGCTGTACATAAACCACATGG TGTACTCCAAGGACATCAAATGGGTTCCCATCGGCAACCAGGCATATGTGTTTCCGGATGCTGACATCGGTCCGGTGCACGGGGACATCCTGGTAGCCCAGCTGCGTCCAGGGCAGGAGCTGGACATCGTCATGCACTGTGTGAAAGGCATCG GTAAGGACCATGCTAAGTTTTCTCCGGTGGCCACGGCCAGCTACAGACTCCTTCCAGAGATCACGCTGCTGGAGCCTGTCGAGGGGGAGAAGGCCGAGCGTTTCAAACGGTGTTTCTCGCAAGGGGTGATAGAGCTGGAAGACCACAACG GAACAAAGGTGGCCAAAGTCGCCAACAACCGGCTGGACACGTGTAGCAGGGAAGTCCTTCGGCACGATGACCTGAGGAACCTGGTGACACTCGGAAGAGTGCGGGACCATTTCATAT TCACCGTGGAGTCGACGGGCATCCTGACTCCAGATGTCCTGGTCACAGAGGCCATCAAAGTCCTCATGGCCAAGTGTCAGAGGTTTATGAATGAACTGGATCAGACGGACATGGAATGA
- the polr1c gene encoding DNA-directed RNA polymerases I and III subunit RPAC1 isoform X2 has protein sequence MAAAMSNVEKIRSRVILQEFGVKNNFRIDIVDLDENSMEFDMVGIDASIANAFRRILLAEVPTMAIEKVFIYNNTSIVQDEILAHRLGLIPIKADPRLFEYKNAGQESEEEEGSEIDTIQLQLKIKCTRNPRASKDTSDPQELYINHMVYSKDIKWVPIGNQAYVFPDADIGPVHGDILVAQLRPGQELDIVMHCVKGIGKDHAKFSPVATASYRLLPEITLLEPVEGEKAERFKRCFSQGVIELEDHNGTKVAKVANNRLDTCSREVLRHDDLRNLVTLGRVRDHFIFTVESTGILTPDVLVTEAIKVLMAKCQRFMNELDQTDME, from the exons atggcAGCGGCCATGAGCAACGTGGAGAAAATACGAAGTCGTGTGATCCTGCAGGAGTTCGGCGTGAAGAAC AACTTCCGAATCGACATCGTGGACCTGGATGAGAATTCGATGGAGTTCGACATGGTGGGGATAGACGCGTCCATCGCCAACGCCTTCCGCAGGATACTACTGGCGGAG GTGCCCACGATGGCTATTGAGAAGGTCTTCATCTACAATAACACATCCATTGTCCAGGATGAAATCCTTGCCCACAGACTGGGCCTCATCCCCATCAAGGCTGACCCCCGACTGTTTGAGTATAAAAACGCAG GTCAAGAGTCTGAAGAGGAAGAAGGTTCAGAAATCGACACAATTCAGCTTCAGCTAAAGATTAAGTGCACTAGGAATCCCAGAGCCAGTAAAGACACCTCGGATCCACAAGAGCTGTACATAAACCACATGG TGTACTCCAAGGACATCAAATGGGTTCCCATCGGCAACCAGGCATATGTGTTTCCGGATGCTGACATCGGTCCGGTGCACGGGGACATCCTGGTAGCCCAGCTGCGTCCAGGGCAGGAGCTGGACATCGTCATGCACTGTGTGAAAGGCATCG GTAAGGACCATGCTAAGTTTTCTCCGGTGGCCACGGCCAGCTACAGACTCCTTCCAGAGATCACGCTGCTGGAGCCTGTCGAGGGGGAGAAGGCCGAGCGTTTCAAACGGTGTTTCTCGCAAGGGGTGATAGAGCTGGAAGACCACAACG GAACAAAGGTGGCCAAAGTCGCCAACAACCGGCTGGACACGTGTAGCAGGGAAGTCCTTCGGCACGATGACCTGAGGAACCTGGTGACACTCGGAAGAGTGCGGGACCATTTCATAT TCACCGTGGAGTCGACGGGCATCCTGACTCCAGATGTCCTGGTCACAGAGGCCATCAAAGTCCTCATGGCCAAGTGTCAGAGGTTTATGAATGAACTGGATCAGACGGACATGGAATGA